The Doryrhamphus excisus isolate RoL2022-K1 chromosome 22, RoL_Dexc_1.0, whole genome shotgun sequence genome segment actccctccagaacaaaaagcagtggtacaAAAACcagtgtgaatgattgtgtgTACTTTCAACTCATCTGTTCGTACAAAAGCTGTACCACACACAGAACAGGCGTATGGTTTCTCCCCAGTGTGGACTCGTGTGTGTACTGTGAAACTTGACTTGCGAAGGAATCTTTTACCGCAGAATGAGCACACGAATGGTGTCTCCCCCGTGTGGATCTTGGTATGCACCGTCAGGCTCGCCTCGCTGGCCAACGCTTTGTGTGATGATGCGTCGTCACGATCTGATAGCGGAGCTAAAAAGCCTGAAGTGCCGCTGGGAGCCGCGTCGACCAGTAAGAAGAACTCCGGTAAGAAGCGTTGGAACCAGCCAAGCGCTATGCGCCTCCAGATGGTATCATaatcatcacctccgttataacatcatggCTGTTTGCCAGATGGTTAGCTCAACTGATAGCACagcagattcatggtgcagggACTCTGGGTTCAATACCTGGTGTGGACAAGTGTCGTTGTTGGTCCTTTTTCTATTTCTCCAGGTCCAGCATCTATCATAGTCATCACCTCCGTTCTAACTCAATTTCCctcggggccactggagctataTAGGGTCTAGGTGAGgctgcttttgcttctgctataccctccactttttcagtgctttggttcgcGAGTATCGTTTTGGAGATGATTAGATTGGATGATGAGAGTAAACATGTTGATCAACATTTAAGCTAACAGCAGCAATGTGTCTTTTCATTAGCAACAATGTCATCATCCTCTCTTTAGGAATATTGGCAATCATCAATGAAAGGAACCTGATTATTGTACACAATTGTTAAAAAGAGCATCCGGCAGCTGACCTTGTGTCTCCTTCTCTTTTGGTCGACACAGTTCCTAATCGTTCTCTGCCATCATCTTTTTGCTTAGCTGTGTGCTGCTAACGTCCGTTTCTTAAGGATAGGACTTACATAGGATAGGATGTTACAAGAGGTGCCGGGGCTTCAAAGCGTCTTTCGAGTCATCGAGTGGGCGCTTCTGCGGAGAGGGTCCCGAGGCTTGATTCATTGGGGGGAGGGGCTGGAATTGATGACGTCAGAAGCCACGCCTCCCGGCTGTACCACGTGACGGATTCGGGAAGTGGTTCAGAATTTGCCCCGATGTTTGCCTGTCACTCAGCGATGTGAATGATGTTAATATTACTACTGTAACGGGGCGGCCAGCGAGGGCGGGGCTAAAAGCCCACCGGTCTGCGAGTCCCACAGAGGGTGACCTATTACATAGTGTACAGGAACATCTGGCTAACCAATACAAAAGTGACTTTACAAAAGGCCAGGGGGTAGTAGTTGGTAAATACGTGGGATTTTTATTCTACAACCAAGAACATTTAAAATACAGTGATTTTATTAGCTACGAAATATAAAAAACTAGACACATTAAGACACTAATTGGCCCTaatttgggaggggggggggtggtggaaaaaaaacccacagcaCACCAATGCTAACAAAAGCAAAACcccaacaacacaaaataacctTTAAATCAAACAACAACTCCCAATTGGACCAAGTAAAAGTGCATACGTGCGATGGTTGTTGGTCCTTCCCTAAAGTGCATACAATAAGCCCGTTGAGAAGCACAACCCCAGAGCGACATCTACTGCCTAAATTAAGCCTAACACGCTTTCGGAGGTTCACGGAAAAAGGTAATAGTAGTGTGCGCAACCACCCTTAATATAAcgagcaaaacaaaacataacaaaacagcAGTGGCTTACTGaaacacaaaattacaaataCGTTAACCACTGCAAActtgatataacaaaataaaaacgaaAACTACCTTCACCGTGATCTCCACAGCTCAACCAGGTCAGGAGCGATCGGCACTTCTCCGCTGCAGGTGACGCGCGGATAAAAAGGAAGCAAGGTGGCATTTAAATAGACCGCCTGATTTAATGCAGCTGAGCACAGTGGCTGCCTATGATATGTTTGAGGGAGTGCTGGCCGTCGGACTTTTGGCTTTCAACTATAGCCGGAGCTGAGTCACCAAAGTCACCTCATTACACTACATTATActattaatatattacagtattactaaCACACATTTTCTGAGTTAACTTATGTTCATTGTGCAAATGAACTATGACACGTTTTTATCAGCCACAAGAAAACAAGAGTTGGATGAGGCCCTTGTTGACATGGTTGTCAAAGATACACAACCCTAAAGCATAGTGGAGATGTTGTATCAAAAAAGAGGAATCGCCTCAAACCAAAAATTGTtaagaaaaaatgattattgaaaatggatggatggatggatggattacactggggaacactcaaaatgttgatttaaagtaagacttgtttttagtcaatttaagtgtgctgagttcaaatctgaagttagtttttttcttcaagctacagattttatgcaatctttaatttttattaaaaatggaaaaaaaatcgagcattattataggatattgcaatatcagccacaaatcagtatatttaacaaggcaaaagaaacagaacattaaaatgtgattttagattaaagtacaccattgttagaagtgccatatgtttttctggaagcgtttctcagaaaacagtctttatcgcaacgtgagataagcataatttacaacgttcttcagataagagtcaatcacagctaataacgcttatcactttctgtcagtacagtattttagtcaggcaggaatttgcgtttgtaacttttgcgtttgtacacttcatctgggcaatctcgtttaatactccagcagtagtcggccatcatacttttgtcccagcgaccttggtagcgttcttccatgatctttaggtcttggtggaaccgctctccttgttcgtcactcacagcccccaggttttcagggaactggtcaaggtggctgttcaagaaatgaagcttgatgctcatgttgcacctgagagcacgaaaagcgaggagcattctgttcacaagttcattgtagttctctgccttgttgtttccaaggaagttctaagcgactgccacaaaggataaccatgccgccctctccaaggcggtcatcttggcaacaaactgatcatcacgaatgagggttcgaatctgtgggccatcaaacacacctgctttgatcttctcgaacgacaaccttgattatgtgttggaaacattcaccttcggtatccagtgccttgacaaattgtttcatcaaacctagtttgatgtgcagaggaggaaagatgatcctatctctgtcaacaattgggtcatgtgtgatatttggcatgcctgcttcaagggtttcacgaacaggccagtccttctggacccagtgtctgtctcgtgctcgactgtcccacatgcagaggaaacatggaaacttggtgaaacctttctgttgaccaagaaggaagtttaccattttcaagtctacacaaatgatccagttgtgctcacgatattttaagaattccatgaccattctgatgtcatcatagtcttcccgcagatgaactgaatgacctacaggcactgccccgtaaacattgccattatgcaaaagaacacacttgagactgcgtttagaactgtctataaagagccgccattcagttggatcatagtgaggaacacccagttctttgagaagacctgggatatcatggcagtaaacaaactgtctgtcttcagaaaagaaggtcacaaaaagctggtcgcgctttctgtaatatgacactttaacagtgtgatcaacaagatttttgccttgtaatcttgatgccaaaagctcagctgctttctttgaaagacctaaatcccgaacgaagtcattcagttcagtttggtgaagaggcttggggactgggggagattcagtctctgaagaacattcctcggattgttcccactcagtttctggcaattcattgtcacaactgtcttcctcgttcgtatcatgtccaatgtctttatcgtttaatgaaggcaaacctttgaaaactggaacaggaatggaatatatatatataatctcaaaacgcatagatttgggttacgtaaattcatatatttagactatttcatctatctcaaattgcatgaaaactagagcttatggagaaaaactaatttcagatttgaaatcagcacctaaaaatcattcagaatcagttaaaaaatccaatgcaacagaaagttgaaaaaatattgttccccagtgttattgaataaaaatcaatgaaatcTCCCGTATTCTGTCCAGGTTACACAAGCATACATCTTCATACATCTTCCTAGTTACACAAGCACAAGCACCCATGATGAAGCTACATCACGCTACATTTATGCATTTATggataatacaacattcagtattaatatatactgtatattttatcttacactttgtatGTGAATCATTTGGTTATATAATTTATTGTAGTACATAATCacaagagccaaaacagatcagcattaAACACGTGAAGATACAGCCGCCTGTAattgtatccaaggccagcaggtggtgtCGTTTGCACACgaagcttcaagaaatgaatcaaTTCTCCAACCAGTTGGACGTCACCTTCGTCTTCTttttcgtcttcttcttcttctttgtcgttTAACGGCGGATGCAAACTATTCTACTGCAACACCGCCACCCTCCGGATAGGAATGGCTAGACCTTTTACATTtccccaaatgtttttttttttatttaattgcacCGTGGAATTgtacaaaacagtaaaaatagaATGATATGAACATAAAAAAAGCTATtctacaaaacacaaacaaagaaagGGATGTGTGGGGCGATGAAAAACAATACAGCTTGCCTGTCATCCCCCTCTTGCCCACCGCCTCCACCTGTTCCAGACGACACCCCAGGACGGAGGTGGCCTTCTTGTTCAGCTTGTCCAGCCTCTTCCTGTCAGCTGCTGTGATGCTTCTCTCCCAGCAGACCACACCATAGAAGATGGCAGAGGCCATCACAGAGGCGTAAAAGGTTGCCAGGAGACCGCAGCCTACTGAGCAAATGCGGTATGATTGATTGTTTAATAAGTGTAATAAATTCCCTAacatctataccaggggtctcaaacacgcggcccgtgggccaaatgtggcccgcaggacactagtttgaggcccccgccttgatatgaaagtttaatgttagtgcggcccgcgcaagtttgatatggatgctgtatggtatcatgtacccagaaaaaattattacgtttgattaatgttcatgttaaaggttaaataactgttaatagttatcctccctatccgtgtggaagtggtaagtttttggctatttaagttaaaaggaaataacttgaaggctaccgtttaggtcgctagctctctagtttgcgagttagcatgtgtctcaagaccctgcagttgcgcaatatgttgtaaataaaaacgtataaatgtgactatagtggtgttttgtcatgtctacagggctttaataatgctttgttcattttaatctgaaaaaaaataatttgtctacccaccagctatatgtggtttcttaagtttttattgtttgccgttttattattattattatatttatttattactgattgattgattttctttattcttaatttttcttcttatttttttcttctttatttatttttcatcttattttgtgcagaaaaattaagacatttgagaacagtggaatgttttatcagagcttttattgtcgaaaatcggaaccaaagcactgaataagtttgtacatttttctgtttttaataaatgcgtttttttttttggaaaacctgatgcggcccagccttgcccagaccctagctccagtggccccccggtaaattgagtttgagacccctgatctatacacTCTGCCATAGGGAAGACAATAACGTTTTTGGATATTCCTTTAGTTTTTATTAGTACAACCCCAAAGAATTCTCTTTTTCCTATCTTTGGGTCTCCACGAGCTGGGCTTTACCCGGGAATCAGCACACAACAACTGATCTTTTTCCAGGAGTTGTTATATTGAATTTTTCCAATATGATTACAGGTGAAATAGTCCaaaaataggctgcacggcggacaagtggttagcacgcaggctaacCAGAGTGGTCATCTTCTCCTTGTCATTCTTTGTCTCTCCTCCTTCCTTCTCTCTATCCTCTTCATCTTGTAGTCCCACTTTGGGATTTGAAGGTGATGATAGTTCTGTGTCTGTTTGAGATTCTCCGGTATGAACAAAGGAGCCGGGGCCTTGCAGAGCCTGACCTTGGGAATGACGATGCCCGGTCGCACGCTGCTTCTCCTCAACAAATGAAGCGGCAGCAGACTGGCCCGCCTCATGGCCACCGTGGAAGCCGCAGCCATGTCGGTCAGGAGCTGAGGTTGGAGGCTGGCCCTGCGATCCCTCGCCTTGGGGATGAGGAGGACACGTGAATTCTGGAAAAATGTCTTGTAGTGGTTCAGTCTGTCTGGGCCGAGGTGCTTCAGCTCTGCCAAGCGTTGTCTCCGGAGAATTTCCTGCACCGCATGACGCCGCTTCCCAATGCACGGAGGGCTTCCTGGGCACACTGTCCGACAGGCTGTGGCAATAAAAGGGCCGTTGAGGGCGGTGGTGATTCTGACCATGTGATCTAGAACGCCGTCATCCACAGGGTCTACCTTGTTGCTAAGGTAAAACCTGTAAGGCCAACAGGACAGAAGGTTGATGAAACGCTTCCAACAGGTCTTTGGCTCTTGAGCCTGGGCAACCAAATCCTGCACAAGACAAACAAAGACcagaaaaatgtcaacttttcatccacagcctatttcacttgaaTGCTACTTTGGAATAAATTGTAATACATCCAAAATGGTTTTGTCCATCACACAATGAGTATTTATGATTGTTTGATTGAATGGAACGTAAAAGCCACCTCCAGCATCGGCCACTCCAGGTTGAAGGAGTCACAGAACTGTTCAGCACATGGCTTTAGCATGAGCTGATACATCAGGTATGCCGTCTCATAGCGGCCTGTGAAGAGAGCCCACTCTCTGGGCGTCATCATGCGGCCGCTGTCCCGGGCTTGGACGTCTCCTCCTGGAAATATAAGGTTGGTAAAGCGTGGATTACACAAACCCGCATGGTTCTTTGGTTTTTAGCTCCCTTTTGGTGTGGAGTTTTGGAGTTTACCAGTCATAATGAGCATCCTGCAGCAGTCGGCCCGACCCTGCATTGCAGCCTTCATCAAAGCTGTGAAGCCATGACAGTTCCGCCTCTCCATATCCAGACCGGGAAAGTAGTTCAGCAGGTAGTAGGAGATGATCAGGTGACCTGCACAACACCAGGTGAGTCCTGTGACGTCCATTCATTAGCTACTACCTTTGACCTGTTTTTATATGTGATGGTCCACAACTTGACGTGAGGGATTTGCATGCTGGTAAAGTTGACATAGAGTATGAGGTTTCTCATGCCTATGATAAAGCTGGGATAGAGCATGATGTTTCTCATGCCTATGGTAAAGTTGACATAGAGTATGAGGTTTCTCATGCCTATGATAAAGTTGACTTAGAGTATGAGGTTTCTCATGCCTACGAGAAAGCTGACATAGAGTATGATGTTTCTCATGCCTATGGTAAAGCTGAGCGAGAGTAGCATATGAGGTTTCTCATGCCTATGGTAAAGTTGACAAAGAGCATGAGGTTTCTCATGCCTATGGTAAAGTTGACTTAGAGTATGAGGTTTCTCATGCCTACGAGAAAGCTGACATAGAGTATGAGGTTTCTCATGCCTATGGTAAAGCTGAGCGAGAGTAGCATATGAGGTTTCTCATGCCTATGGTAAAGTTGACAAAGAGCATGAGGTTTCTCATGCCTATGGTAAAGTTGACTTAGAGTATGAGGTTTCTCATGCCTACGATAAAGCTGACATAGAGTATGAGGTTTCTCATGCATATGGTAAAGCTGGCATAGAGTATGAGGTTTCTCATGCCTATGATAAAGCTGGCATAGCATATGAGGTTTCTCATGCTTATGATAAAGCTGACAGAGTATGAGGTTTCTCATGCCTATGGTAAAGTTGACAGAGTATGTGGTTTCTCATGCCTATGATAAAGCTAGCATAGAGTATGAGGTTTATCATGCCTATAATAAAGCTAGCATAGAGTGAGTGGTTTCTCATGCCTATGATAAAGCTGGCATAGAGTATGAGGTTTCTCATGCCTATGATAAAGTTTACATAGAGTATGAGGTTTCTCATGCCTATGGTAAAGTTGACATAGAGTATGGGATTTCTCATCCCTATGGTAAAGCAGGCATACATAGAGTATGAGGTTTCTCATGCCCTGATAAAGCTGACAGAGTATGAGATTCTTTGTTTACCTGCTTGTGCTGCAGTAATCAGGGCAGTGTTACCCTCATTATCCTGCCAGTTGACATCAAGGTAAGGACACTGAGCCAGGGCGATGACCACATCCACGTAGCCATGGTAACAAGCTACAATCAGTGCAGACTGAAAGACAAAGATGACATCAAGTATTCACAATACGTAGATGAGACTATGACAGAATCTCCAATTCATCCGTTTCCAAGACATTCCAGCGTTTTGACTGGCGGGCGTGTTGGGGCGGGGCTACATCATTGAACACCTGTGGTTGTAATGGTCCACCTTATAACATGCAGGGGCCCTTACAAACACATTCATGTTGTTTCATGGGCTCCACGCCAGTGTGTGCTGATCTTTAGGTGATGAACTCATCATTGCACACATAATGATGTTTGTTGCTAATTCATGCTAGTTCATTTTACTAGATAGGTCCTTGTGTTTGATGAGTGTCTGTCTGTCAAGCTAACTGTGGGCTAATGCTTTCACATTGAAGAGTGCCATCCTAAAGCATGCTGAAGTGAGTCTGACTGTGCAGTTACGGCACCATCTACTGGACGGAGTTGTAAAGACAGGCAGTTGTGATTGCTCTTGGcaccaaatatttaaaaaaaaaacagccaaacccTTCTGTAGCGGTCCAAAATCAGTTGTGGCGGGCTGCCACAAACTAATGAAGATATAGGAAATGCTGGATTTGAATGACAGCCAATGCTGTGTCTTTGCAATACCGGTCCTGTCTTTACTTggtatcgcccaaccctagttTCTATGGGAATAAGTCTTTGTGTTTTGAAACGCTGGTATGGTTTCCCAGGGGATGAGGTCAAGGACTTAGCAAGCCTGTTAAAAGCTGAGCCCGATGCCAAGCTGCTTCTCGACATGTCACTCCACCGTGGACACATCCCATCTGCTACCAGGAGGATTAACCTGCCGCTCTTACCCCACATGACGATTAGTTTTCCGTTTGTCAAAAAGCCCCAGATAACATTTGCTCCAGAGTGCTCTTACTCTTCTGTTCCTGTCCGTCTCCTTCACTTCCTCCTCAGTCACTCCTTGCCTGATCATAATCTTGACAATGATGGCGTTGTTCTTGCAGCAGGCCTTAAAGAAGGAAATAGGCTCCGGGCTTGTGGAGCCATGACTGACACAGCCCACTGAACTGTCGATGGGGTAGAAGGAATCGTCTGAGGCGATGCTCCTTGTGTCCAAGTTATCCGACAGGGCCTCAAAGTCCAATTCCTCAAACTCCTGGTAGatatcatcctcatcctcccaGTAATTCCGTGTGTAATCCGGTTCCACCTGGTCATATTCTCCTGGTTCCTCACCGGACTCATCGTCACCATCCTTGTCAATTTCACTGATGGACATGACAGGCGTATCTCCCACCTCTTTCTTGGGTCCACCCGCTCCACTTCCAGCAACTCCATTCTCTCTTCGTTTTCCAGCTTCTTCCTCCGTTATGAACACCATTTaatccctccctcccccccactAAGGCCTTCGCACTGTGGTGTGATACCAGGGCATCTCCAGCAGGACCTAGAGCACATCCATTGTGGAGGATGAGGCTCATCACAGTATGACGTCACTGCACCTTCTGCCAATCATCCATCAAGAGTCCAAAGCAGAAGTCTCTCCAAACGCCGGCTATGACACGTCCCATTTCTCATCAGCCAAGATGAAGAGTCCCCGCAGCCACGCTTGGGTCCTTAAATGCTGACAGATGGCATGAAGACCCTCAGGTCAGCTCACCATCAGGTCACCGTCTTCTGGAAAAAGGAGCTCCTAATAATCTTGATGGAATATTGCAAAGTCCCCATGGAGGAATCTTGGACTCAGCCTTTGGAAAGCCAGAGGAGACTGACGGCTAATCCACGGATTTACTATGTGGCTCCAGCCCTCCTTCTTCATCTTTGCAGCAACATTCCTCACAAcgacattttatttcaaagcaaGCAGACTTTCGCTTCCAAAGTCATGTAATCAGCGGCAATAGAAGAAATGATCACGCTAACCCAAAAACCAATGCTACACCTTCAAGTGGATTTTACAGCCATGTGACTTCATTTGCATACAGGATAGAGTAGCCACGCCTCTTCATCTCCTGATATAGGTATGATATACTtacatacctgtcaacatttaGCATTCCTTGCCCCGGCCAAGAAAAAGTGGGATATTTCTGGGAAACACAGGAGTGACACACAGGGATGGAAACCGGTTCTTTGGGTTTggttattttggttattttagcTCCCAAAGgactcaacaaacaaacaaattctCAAACTCAAaacagattaattaattaattcattttctaccgcctatcctcacgagggtcgcggggttgctggagcctatcccagctgtcttcaggcgagaggcggggtacaccctggactggtggccagccaatcacagggcacatatagacaaacattcacagtcacattcatacctatggacaatttggagtggccaattaacctagcatgtttttggaatgtgggaggaaaccggagtacccggagaaaacccacgcatgcacatggagaacatgcaaactccatacagagatggccgagggcggaattgaactctggtctcctagctgtgaggtctgcgcactaaccactcgatcagcGTGCAGCCCGCAAAACCAATTTcgattgtaaaaatataattgtatCAAATGtttctttatattttgtttatatttacagtAGATGCCCAACATGGAATACAAGAGACATCTCAATGAAAGAACAAGATCCAATCAGATTGTATGATTTATGCATTtggtaaaatattacaaaagcaaatacaaaagaaaatgtCCTAAACGGAAAGACAGGAGG includes the following:
- the LOC131109526 gene encoding ankyrin repeat domain-containing protein 33B-like, with product MVFITEEEAGKRRENGVAGSGAGGPKKEVGDTPVMSISEIDKDGDDESGEEPGEYDQVEPDYTRNYWEDEDDIYQEFEELDFEALSDNLDTRSIASDDSFYPIDSSVGCVSHGSTSPEPISFFKACCKNNAIIVKIMIRQGVTEEEVKETDRNRRSALIVACYHGYVDVVIALAQCPYLDVNWQDNEGNTALITAAQAGHLIISYYLLNYFPGLDMERRNCHGFTALMKAAMQGRADCCRMLIMTGGDVQARDSGRMMTPREWALFTGRYETAYLMYQLMLKPCAEQFCDSFNLEWPMLEDLVAQAQEPKTCWKRFINLLSCWPYRFYLSNKVDPVDDGVLDHMVRITTALNGPFIATACRTVCPGSPPCIGKRRHAVQEILRRQRLAELKHLGPDRLNHYKTFFQNSRVLLIPKARDRRASLQPQLLTDMAAASTVAMRRASLLPLHLLRRSSVRPGIVIPKVRLCKAPAPLFIPENLKQTQNYHHLQIPKWDYKMKRIERRKEERQRMTRRR